Sequence from the Panicum virgatum strain AP13 chromosome 5N, P.virgatum_v5, whole genome shotgun sequence genome:
AGGCCACTGAGGCAGTAGCACGAGTGGTAGTGATCTCTGTTCTTTCCAGGCTTATCCCTCAATCCTCCCTCTAGAACCTGATTTACACAAGTGGTTGCAATAAGAAGTTACTCGAGCATGGCATTACAAATTTCATGTTCTGGTGAGAACTCTGCATAGCAGAAAAAAGGCATTATATTAGTTTATCTCACCTGAGCACAAAGCAGGATGTATTGTTGCAGGGCAATGTTGTGGAACAGTGGGCCAATTTGGTTGCTCCGTTGTATAAAATCAAATCCAAACTTTGCATAATCGACAGCTTCGGAGAAGAAAAGGCAAAATACATGAGAACGGTGACATTAAATGGAGCATATAAAGTTGTACATTGAAATGTACAAAATTGTATAAACAGTATGAGACATTGACATTAATCTGTAGAAAGTAGATAAAGGTTCTAAAAATGGATTACTGGTACCATTTGATCACCAACCTAATAGCAATCATACAACCTAAATTGCCTGATTAAGTTGTAAATGCATTGCTGCATGGTATGCCTTCCCTCTCTTGTTGGCAAGGAACAATAAACTAGTTTTGAACTTACCATAAACAAAAAATAAACTAGTATTTTTCATTTCATGAAAAAAATATGGACAGTCATGAGTCTCACCAGAGGAAGATTTTTCTGAAGTGCACCCAGATGAACTAGTGCCACATGCATCCTCTCCTGATGGCTTTTTGCAGGAGTATGATAATTTCAATTGCTCGTCAATAATCATAACCAGCTTTTGTGTTAAAGCAATGGCAGCACCCTGGTGACACAGTACATTTCTGTCATATGGAACACGACATGTGGAAAAGATAAACGACTATCCATAGAAAGCCATTACCTGCCAAAAGGAGTAGCAACCGTCAACCAATTTATTAGTTCGTCCTTGAAATCCACATTCCACTCCTTGACGAAATGCCACCCAGTCCTAAGTGGTGAAGTTGTCAGCAACAATGCCAACTGGTATTGTAATAGAAAAAAATGTTTTATCACCCAAACACACACATATCAACTACAATTTGTGCACTTAGTAACCAAAGGACCTAAATGAACGACTTCATGGTCTATACACAATAAAGTCAGTCACATAACTACACACATCATAGTAGAAGTAAAACTAAATAAAGACGGAGGAAGAGGTTGTCTTACGATCAAGCAAGGCAAGTCAAGTTTCTCTGCCTCATTAAGCAGGATCAAAGCAGCCAATCCACAGAACGTGTACCTTTATAGAAAGCTTTCACTTAATGTTCTAAACAGATAAGTTCAGCAAATTAACAGAAATAATCAGAAACGTACCCACCATGAGCTTCAGCATGAGGCTCCCCAGCAATACCACCTTCATAAGTTTGACATCTGGAATCATATGGTACATGGGTTGAGCAATCATTCAATAAAAGGAACTGCAACTAAGTAACAACAAATTTTGCAATTGAAAAATTGACAGTTGTATTAAACAAACAGAACCTTGCTATGTAATCACCAACACCTTTTGCCAGTTCTACATCGAGAATGTTTACAAGGCTGGCCACCTAGTGTCAACATGAGGATATATCAGATAATTGCAAAGAAATTGAGAAGGAGTACAGAAAACTCACCGATATAGCAGTATAGGAAGCCCGAACATCAATTTCACCACCATCATGCATTCTAtggtgaagaaaaaaaatgagtggCCGGCATCAGCTCAGAAGGTGCTATATATGGGAAACAAGTTATTTTCATCCATTTTTAGGCTGATAGAATGTGTACCTGAAAGCACCCGATTCATCTTTCATCCGAAGCATAAACTTGTACAGGTAATCCCTAAACAACAAGGTAGATATCACTAACCAAATTACTCGTATAGTTATATGTAAAGCAGGTCTTGTTGAAGAGCAACCATAAGAGCTACCTATTTATTGATGACAGTGCCCTTTCGCTCCCTATAGTCACAAGTGTATTTACAGCAGCATAAGTCGTAGCTAGATGAGGCAACTGTAAAAGAGGTGGCCAAGAATGCATAAAGAAAACATTCATAATTAATCCTTTTCAATAAGTCAACAGAAATGAGCTCAAATTTAATAAATCCAGTAGTAAAAAGgtataataaataaaaataaaagaatgCCATTCTAGTTTTGTCCAAAGTGAAACTATTTTAAGTTTGACCAAgtttacaaaaaaaaaggtgccaatattttttttacataCCAAACAAGTATGATTAGATTtatcataaaaaatattttcatattatACCCGTTCGGTGTCATAGATGTTGATATTCTTCtctataaacttggtcaaacttAAGATAATTTGACTTATGACAAAACTAGTATGACATTCTTTTTGGGACAAGAGGAGCAATTTCTATTGAAAAGATATCCTCAGAGTATACATAACCAAAGCATGGATGGATATTTCAAAACTTGACCTGCGAGGGGTATGACAGCCCATAGGTATTGATTAAGGAGAAGACCTCACGCAGGCCAAGAAAATCCCcaaacccctgccccacccttaCACAGGGGTGTGTTGCCCGTACCGTAACCCGTGTGAGTGCGGGTCGGGGCCTATTTTCCATGTGCTTTGGTTGTGGAGGTAGACaaggggatttttttttaaatcccagcctgaaattcgctcacatcgggagtcgaacccaagacctgaggagtgctattgaggccacctaaccaatccGGCTAGGCACCCGTTCGCATAGATGGATATTTCATACAAAAAAGATTTCCATTATTCTGATATTTTTAATCATTTGAGAATggcagatttttttaaaaaatttgcaTGGACATGTAAAGGTCGGTTTAACTTGTTCCAAGCAGGCAAACTAAAGAGGCATTTAATGTGAATGCCTGAACAAATATCTCTGTCCTCAACATTTCACTGGACATGTTCAAATTTAATACATGTACTGCGTAAATCTAAatcttatttttaaaaaatcaatGCAAATAGCAAACTCGAAGAAATTATCCAGTCAAAAAGTGTGGGGCTCAAAAAGTTTTAGGGTTGAAGCAAACCTGCCCAGGTCCACCGCCATATCCACCATCTTTATCCTGACATCGAGCTAAGAAGTCCACGATATCATCCTCGAGATCATCATCAAGTACCTCATCCAACAAAGCAAGTGGATGAACCATCCAGTAGCACAGCCATGGGCGACTGTatcaattaaaaaaaatacGACAACAACTACGCATCAGTGGCACGAATTCCCCAGAATGTCCTGAAATAGAACTAAACGATGTAGAAGCATTACTTGGCATCGAGAACATGAAAGGCTGGCCCGAGATGCCTCAGCCCATGTGTCAGGTACTCGATATGCTGATCACGCCACAGCTCTAGCCTGCACAGAAAACAACTCagtcgctgtgttcgcttggctatGACTGGTGGCGGGTGCTGATctgttatgagagaacaatactgctgactggttggtacctggtggctggtgctgatttagtatgagagaatagtactgctggttggttggctgacaagtcaACGAACAGAGCGAATAACCAAAGCTCAGGACAAGGAGGCAGCAAACATGGTAATCTCGAAGCTCAGGCGAGTGTTTGTGTATTCTAATTCCTCAAAGACGCTATCACACAACACGTAAACTGGCAGCATCAAGCTTATATAAGCAATAATTTTAGCAAAGCAATCAAATCTGGAACGCTGCCCGCCTCAACTATGCCGGTGGGTGCAATAGGTAAAGTTGTCGGCAAACTAGCGATTTGAAGCTTGAGTCTATCAAATTATCCAATCCCCAGACCAAATCCATGCCTAGAGATCCGCCACTCAACTACCAGTGCAAACAGAAGTAAGAAAACGAGCCGTGCTCTAGGGGATGCTCACATGACGGATTTCGTGTTGGGCGCAGCCCCGAAGAGGATGCGGTAGATGTCGGCAACCCTGGCCTCCACCTTCATCTGCTCCACCTGCGTCACCGTGAGCCTGGGGAGCTCGggatccgccggcgccgccgggtcGCCTCCGGTGGGAGGCGCGGCTGCGGCGAGGACTCcatgggcgcggcggccggggacggaGTCGGAGGCGGGTCGCCGCCGCTTGGCTGGGCTCTCGCTTGCTGCGGCCTGCGGTTTCGGCTTCGAGCGTgctgcggccgccgcgcggATCCTCCTCCTAGCGAAAGGCGATTAAGGCGAACCATGTGGCACGTGCCGTCGTGGTGGACCGAGCGCTCCGCCTCCTCCTAACAAACTAACGCGTTGGGCCGGCCCAGATAATGTTACTCGGCCCGGTTGAACTCCACCAGCACCCACCCGCATCACGGCACGATCGAGTCCCTCGCAGGGCAGCGCTTCTGCTTGGCGGCTGGGGGGAGCTCAGCCGCCGCCTTTGCCTTCGCGAGGGTTTTAGCGAGCAAGACGCCCGGGAGCAGGAGGGAGcgcgcgagagagggagggaaggagatgGCCGCCATGGTTGGAGCGCGCAGggcgctcctcgccgcccgcTACTCCCGTCGCGGCGCGATCGCGGCGGCATCGGCCGCGCCGTCCCCCGCACCGGCTTGCGGATTCGCTGCCCAGGTACTGCACGCTTCCTCGGTGCCTCGTTGAACCCGCCTTGCTATTCCTTTTGCCAATCTTATTTGTATCTTCTCTTACCTAGACTTGTGAGATCTGCTCATTAGTTGGTTCTCTGCGAACTTTTGCTCGGTTGCTAAGAACAGAGTCGAATAAGTtagggtatatatatatatatatagatatatatatattatatatatatattatatagatATTTCTATTTTTCCTAATAGCCAATAGTCTAGCTTCAGTACTTACTGATCCGAAGCAATAATGCTCCTAAAATATGCTAATTGAGTGTCATCCTGAAAACACGTTGCTTACATCGTGCAGGCCTCCAGCTGAAAGAAGTTGTGTGCAGTCTTGGATTCCACATCGAGCAGCTGGCAACCTTGCATCTGAACGTATGATGAAGACTATCACCGCGAGTGGGGACAAAACAAGGCAGGGAGCTATGTGAACTCCCGTTCAAATCACTTCGACCACCAGCTTAAGAGAGATGCCCATTCAGCTGGTTCCACAAGTGGTGTGAATATTGGTGGTAGTTCCGAGCAACCATACAGAAGTGGTGCATCGTATGGCTTTCCAAACAGTAATCAGACACATACTGGTGCAAGAGCAAATAATGAGCAACCTGGATATATAATTCGACAGCCTTATTATAGAACTAGTAATGCATACAGCCAGCAAAGCCTTGGTGGACATCTTCCAAATGCCATCAGCAGTACAATGGCGCAGAAGCTAAAAGTACTCCATCTGGGTATGGTAAAGGGCAACTTATCGTCATCCTAATGGATATGGTACATATGACTCTGGATATAACACCCAAAGTAACCAGAAAACCTATAAAGGAGAGGGAGCTATTACTGCACATTATGGATATGGTCCTTCAGGACAAGGTCCAAACTCAGTTGGAAATGGTCAGGAAGTCTTTCAGCAACAGCAGTATGTTGATCATCGATCTAGGGGTGGTTATCCAGATAAACCTGGTAATCCGACTCCCAGTATGCAAATCCAACTCANNNNNNNNNNNNNNNNNNNNNNNNNNNNNNNNNNNNNNNNNNNNNNNNNNNNNNNNNNNNNNNNNNNNNNNNNNNNNNNNNNNNNNNNNNNNNNNNNNNNNNNNNNNNNNNNNNNNNNNNNNNNNNNNNNNNNNNNNNNNNNNNNNNNNNNNNNNNNNNNNNNNNNNNNNNNNNNNNNNNNNNNNNNNNNNNNNNNNNNNNNNNNNNNNNNNNNNNNNNNNNNNNNNNNNNNNNNNNNNNNNNNNNNNNNNNNNNNNNNNNNNNNNNNNNNNNNNNNNNNNNNNNNNNNNNNNNNNNNNNNNNNNNNNNNNNNNNNNNNNNNNNNNNNNNNNNNNNNNNNNNNNNNNNNNNNNNNNNNNNNNNNNNNNNNNNNNNNNNNNNNNNNNNNNNNNNNNNNNNNNNNNNNNNNNNNNNNNNNNNNNNNNNNNNNNNNNNNNNNNNNNNNNNNNNNNNNNNNNNNNNNNNNNNNNNNNNNNNNNNNNNNNNNNNNNNNNNNNNNNNNNNNNNNNNNNNNNNNNNNNNNNNNNNNNNNNNNNNNNNNNNNNNNNNNNNNNNNNNNNNNNNNNNNNNNNNNNNNNNNNNNNNNNNNNNNNNNNNNNNNNNNNNNNNNNNNNNNNNNNNNNNNNNNNNNNNNNNNNNNNNNNNNNNNNNNNNNNNNNNNNNNNNNNNNNNNNNNNNNNNNNNNNNNNNNNNNNNNNNNNNNNNNNNNNNNNNNNNNNNNNNNNNNNNNNNNNNNNNNNNNNNNNNNNNNNNNNNNNNN
This genomic interval carries:
- the LOC120675169 gene encoding protein farnesyltransferase subunit beta-like, which codes for MKVEARVADIYRILFGAAPNTKSVMLELWRDQHIEYLTHGLRHLGPAFHVLDANRPWLCYWMVHPLALLDEVLDDDLEDDIVDFLARCQDKDGGYGGGPGQLPHLATTYAAVNTLVTIGSERALSSINRDYLYKFMLRMKDESGAFRMHDGGEIDVRASYTAISVASLVNILDVELAKGVGDYIARCQTYEGGIAGEPHAEAHGGYTFCGLAALILLNEAEKLDLPCLIDWVAFRQGVECGFQGRTNKLVDGCYSFWQLSIMQSLDLILYNGATKLAHCSTTLPCNNTSCFVLRF